In a single window of the Nodularia spumigena CCY9414 genome:
- a CDS encoding DUF1636 domain-containing protein — protein MTLHTLFVCKSCSAVLSHEEADERAEGNQLLLKLLEVQKNDSIYSTLNIQPVGCLWTCVKKYSCAVSFVCPQKYTYHFVDLTQNSITDLFQFSQLYQESQDGYVLPGKLPGTLRSHLLVRIPPTPETR, from the coding sequence ATGACACTTCATACCTTATTTGTTTGTAAATCGTGTAGTGCTGTTCTCTCTCACGAAGAAGCAGACGAACGCGCCGAAGGAAATCAACTATTGCTGAAGCTGCTGGAAGTGCAAAAAAACGATTCAATTTACAGCACTCTCAATATACAGCCGGTGGGGTGTTTGTGGACTTGCGTTAAAAAATATTCTTGTGCTGTCAGCTTTGTTTGTCCGCAAAAATATACATATCACTTTGTGGATTTGACACAGAACAGCATCACTGATTTGTTTCAATTCAGCCAGCTTTATCAAGAGAGTCAAGATGGATATGTTTTACCTGGGAAATTACCTGGAACACTTCGTTCTCATCTTTTAGTCCGCATCCCTCCCACACCAGAGACAAGGTAA
- a CDS encoding ATP-binding cassette domain-containing protein has translation MTTTKKPKHWELIWQLIRYKPKLYILDSIYWILIMGLPALPGLIIREFFNRLTNETQLGLSPLALIALLLALNLGHIVVIFAGRVTKTQHRFLMRSLLRHNLLDRLFENPTSQPIVVNENSEKTVSQGEIISYFRDDAEQIEDNVAWISEVSGEGIFAVICLVVLLTINVRMTLFVFLPLVGMVAILQRAETRIKKYRKASRKATEKVTGILGEIFGSVQAIKVAGAEKNVLDYFRTLNDQRRQTMIKDSLFNAILNSSFQNMVNLGTGIILLLASQLMQSGVNQLTVGDFALFVYNLSFVTSFFTSAGGFMALSKHTEVSFERMASLLSGASVYILVAPNQLYLNDLNGLQKDLPVIKQPGKSETDNLQSLRISHLTYIYPGTNQGVTDISFEIQRGSLTVITGHIGAGKTTLLRLLLGLLPKQSGEIYWNGNIIENTASFFVPPRSAYTPQIPQLFSYTLRENILLGLSKNEIDIATALNMAVFEQDLATMNESLETLVGSKGVRLSGGQMQRVAAARMFIRQPELLVFDDLSSALDVETELALWSRIFVNSSEQQDNSWTPTCLVVSHRPSVLRRADQIIVLKAGRIEAQGKFDQIFQ, from the coding sequence ATGACAACAACAAAAAAGCCTAAACATTGGGAACTAATATGGCAACTTATTCGCTACAAACCAAAACTATATATCCTTGATAGCATCTACTGGATATTAATTATGGGTTTGCCAGCCCTACCCGGCTTAATCATCCGCGAATTTTTCAACCGTTTAACAAACGAGACACAGTTAGGACTATCACCTCTAGCCTTAATTGCATTATTACTAGCACTGAACTTAGGACATATAGTAGTTATATTTGCGGGGCGAGTTACCAAAACCCAACACCGTTTTCTGATGCGGTCATTACTGCGCCATAATTTGTTAGACCGCCTGTTTGAAAATCCCACATCACAGCCAATAGTTGTGAATGAAAATTCAGAAAAAACCGTATCTCAAGGTGAAATAATTAGCTATTTTCGTGATGATGCTGAACAAATAGAAGACAACGTAGCATGGATATCAGAAGTTTCAGGAGAAGGAATATTTGCTGTTATTTGTTTAGTAGTTTTATTGACTATTAATGTGCGGATGACACTGTTTGTATTTCTGCCTTTAGTAGGAATGGTAGCAATTCTGCAACGAGCCGAAACGCGGATCAAAAAGTACAGAAAAGCCAGCCGCAAAGCCACCGAAAAAGTTACAGGAATATTAGGTGAAATATTTGGTTCAGTTCAAGCGATTAAAGTAGCTGGCGCAGAAAAAAATGTGTTGGATTATTTTCGCACCTTAAATGACCAACGCCGTCAGACAATGATTAAGGATAGTTTGTTTAACGCTATTCTCAATTCTTCCTTTCAAAATATGGTTAATTTGGGGACAGGAATAATTTTGCTGTTAGCTTCTCAATTAATGCAGAGTGGTGTGAATCAATTAACAGTAGGCGACTTTGCTTTATTTGTATATAACCTCTCATTTGTAACCAGCTTTTTTACTTCTGCTGGTGGTTTTATGGCGTTGTCTAAGCACACAGAAGTGTCTTTTGAAAGAATGGCTAGTTTACTCTCTGGTGCATCAGTATATATTTTAGTAGCTCCCAATCAACTTTATTTAAATGATTTGAATGGTCTTCAGAAAGATTTACCAGTAATAAAACAACCTGGTAAAAGTGAGACAGATAATCTCCAATCTTTGAGAATATCTCATCTAACTTATATTTATCCTGGTACTAACCAAGGAGTTACAGATATCAGCTTTGAAATTCAGCGTGGTAGTTTAACTGTAATTACTGGTCATATTGGTGCTGGTAAAACTACATTACTGCGTTTGTTATTAGGATTGTTACCTAAACAAAGTGGGGAAATTTACTGGAACGGGAATATTATAGAAAATACCGCCAGTTTCTTTGTTCCACCTCGCAGCGCTTATACTCCCCAAATTCCGCAACTATTTAGCTATACCCTGCGCGAAAATATTTTGTTGGGCTTGTCTAAAAATGAAATAGATATCGCCACAGCTTTAAATATGGCTGTATTTGAACAAGATTTAGCTACTATGAATGAAAGCTTAGAAACATTAGTTGGTTCCAAAGGTGTGCGACTTTCTGGTGGACAAATGCAACGAGTAGCAGCAGCGCGAATGTTTATCCGTCAACCGGAATTATTAGTATTTGACGACCTTTCCAGCGCTTTGGATGTGGAGACAGAATTGGCGTTATGGTCGCGGATATTTGTGAATAGTTCTGAACAGCAAGATAATTCTTGGACACCAACCTGTCTTGTAGTTTCGCATCGCCCTTCTGTGTTGCGTCGCGCCGACCAGATTATTGTCTTGAAAGCAGGAAGAATAGAAGCCCAAGGTAAATTTGATCAAATTTTCCAGTAA
- a CDS encoding ABC transporter ATP-binding protein encodes MKIGLRQYWNLLVDYLQPQKGRVLKFAIALLASIGLQLVNPQILRYFIDTAVAGGSGRNLLISALLFIGVALITQLITIAATYYGENVAWRATNALRADLVEHCLQLDLSFHKYTTPGELLERVDGDVQTLSQFFSKFTVYILGNLLLMSGVIVVLFAEDWRAGIAIAFFSLTALGTLIRLRSIAVPYWRTYRQISADFFGFVGEQLAGMEDIRANGAKSYVMQRFHKILQGWLPIFHQARFASTILWSTTNGIFALGTAIALTVGAYLWSQNIITIGTVYLLYYYTNLLSEPIEQIRNQFEDLQQAEASIYRIQDLLQEKSQLSAGGEQRLPQGALSVNFDHLSFSYNDRKSQDEDLVLQDISFNLPAGHILGLLGRTGSGKSSLARLLLRLYDPKSGSIHLGGVPINQTYLTDLPQKIGLVTQDVQLFQTTVRNNLTFFNQNISDERIYETLEILGLSQWLHLLPQGLDTNLGTDSSGLSAGQAQLLAFTRVFLKDPGLVILDEASSRLDPITEKLIEKAVDKLLTGRTGIIIAHRLATVQKANQILILEQGRIREYGQREELLKNPESRFSQLLQTGLTDLLT; translated from the coding sequence ATGAAAATTGGACTACGGCAATACTGGAATTTACTTGTAGATTATCTTCAACCCCAAAAGGGCAGGGTTCTTAAGTTTGCGATCGCACTCTTAGCCAGCATCGGACTACAATTAGTCAACCCCCAAATTCTGCGCTATTTCATTGACACAGCCGTAGCAGGAGGTTCTGGGCGAAACCTACTCATATCAGCCCTACTATTTATAGGTGTAGCCTTAATAACTCAACTAATCACCATTGCTGCTACCTACTACGGTGAAAACGTCGCCTGGAGAGCCACCAACGCCTTACGCGCTGACTTAGTTGAGCATTGTTTGCAACTAGACTTATCCTTTCACAAATACACTACACCCGGTGAATTACTAGAGAGAGTAGATGGTGATGTTCAGACTCTTTCGCAATTCTTCTCCAAATTCACCGTTTACATCTTGGGCAATTTGCTGTTGATGTCAGGTGTCATTGTAGTGCTATTTGCTGAAGATTGGCGTGCTGGGATTGCGATCGCCTTTTTTTCCCTGACAGCATTAGGAACTTTAATACGTCTGCGTTCCATAGCCGTTCCCTATTGGAGAACCTATCGCCAAATTAGTGCTGATTTCTTTGGTTTCGTCGGGGAACAATTAGCCGGAATGGAAGACATTCGCGCCAATGGTGCTAAAAGCTATGTGATGCAACGCTTCCACAAAATTTTGCAAGGCTGGCTACCCATCTTTCATCAAGCCCGCTTTGCCAGTACAATTCTTTGGAGTACGACAAACGGTATCTTTGCATTAGGAACTGCGATCGCTTTAACCGTTGGTGCTTACCTTTGGAGTCAAAATATTATTACTATCGGCACAGTATATTTACTATACTACTACACAAACTTACTCAGCGAACCCATTGAACAAATTCGCAACCAATTTGAAGACCTGCAACAAGCAGAAGCCAGTATTTACCGCATTCAAGACTTACTGCAAGAAAAATCCCAACTCAGTGCAGGAGGAGAACAAAGACTTCCTCAAGGCGCACTTTCGGTAAACTTTGATCACCTTTCCTTTAGCTACAATGACCGAAAATCCCAAGATGAAGATTTGGTACTGCAAGACATATCCTTTAATTTACCTGCTGGACATATCTTGGGTTTATTGGGGCGGACAGGTAGCGGTAAATCTTCCCTAGCACGGTTATTACTGAGATTGTATGACCCAAAATCAGGCTCAATTCACTTGGGTGGCGTACCAATTAACCAGACATACTTAACAGATTTACCTCAAAAAATAGGATTAGTCACCCAGGATGTACAACTGTTTCAAACAACAGTACGAAATAATCTCACCTTTTTTAACCAGAATATTAGCGACGAACGCATCTATGAAACCTTAGAAATATTAGGATTATCACAATGGTTGCATTTATTACCCCAAGGCTTAGATACAAATTTGGGGACAGATAGTAGCGGCTTATCTGCGGGACAAGCGCAGTTACTCGCATTTACGCGCGTATTCCTCAAAGATCCTGGTTTAGTCATATTAGATGAAGCCTCCTCACGCCTTGACCCCATTACCGAGAAACTAATTGAAAAAGCCGTTGATAAATTACTAACTGGACGTACAGGCATCATTATTGCTCATCGTTTAGCCACCGTACAAAAAGCAAATCAAATATTAATTTTAGAGCAAGGTCGAATTAGAGAATATGGTCAACGAGAAGAATTACTTAAAAATCCCGAATCACGTTTTTCCCAGTTACTACAAACTGGCTTAACCGACTTATTAACCTAA
- a CDS encoding iron-siderophore ABC transporter substrate-binding protein, which produces MNDSYIKFKRLTRCWRLAIAIFCTLLLTVACHHGGSLPVNEQITNTACRDVKHAVGITCVPEKFERLVTLDNASLENAIALGVKPIGAVISEFSSYFQDQLIGVNNIGKSGEPNLESILGIKPDFILGFAYQQSLYSLFSQIAPTVLLGFPHSGTWKEVFNNTSVALNKEKTAQEVIESYYRRLEDFKQQMGKDLSKIKVSVVRVYPDKINLYLLDSFCGTVLQDAGLSRPESQNYTASESVKLFGNPIQMSIGKELIEKADGDVIFIWTNEESDAKGNLTAQRNLENLKSNPLWQNLKAVQENKVYLVPRYWIGSGMLAANAIIDDLFKYLINQS; this is translated from the coding sequence ATGAATGACAGTTATATCAAATTCAAACGCTTAACTCGCTGCTGGCGATTGGCGATCGCAATATTTTGTACTTTATTGCTAACTGTAGCTTGTCATCATGGTGGTTCTCTACCTGTTAATGAACAAATAACAAACACAGCTTGTCGTGATGTTAAACACGCTGTGGGAATCACCTGTGTTCCCGAAAAATTTGAGCGACTGGTGACTTTAGATAATGCTTCCTTAGAAAATGCGATCGCATTAGGGGTTAAACCTATTGGTGCTGTTATTTCCGAATTCTCATCATACTTCCAGGATCAGCTAATAGGAGTCAATAACATCGGCAAAAGTGGTGAGCCTAATTTAGAAAGCATTCTTGGCATCAAACCAGACTTTATTTTAGGGTTTGCCTATCAGCAATCATTGTATTCTTTATTCTCACAAATAGCACCAACAGTTTTGTTGGGATTTCCACATAGTGGTACATGGAAAGAGGTATTTAACAATACTAGTGTGGCATTAAATAAGGAAAAAACTGCTCAAGAAGTAATAGAGAGTTATTACCGTCGCCTTGAAGATTTTAAGCAGCAAATGGGCAAAGATTTATCAAAAATCAAAGTTTCTGTAGTGCGTGTCTATCCAGATAAAATCAACCTTTACCTACTTGATTCCTTCTGCGGAACAGTCTTGCAAGATGCTGGATTATCTCGTCCAGAATCCCAAAATTATACTGCTTCAGAGTCTGTAAAATTATTTGGTAATCCGATTCAAATGTCTATAGGTAAAGAATTAATCGAAAAAGCCGATGGTGATGTTATATTTATCTGGACAAATGAAGAAAGTGATGCTAAAGGCAATCTAACAGCGCAAAGAAATTTAGAAAATCTCAAATCAAATCCCCTGTGGCAAAATTTAAAAGCTGTGCAAGAAAATAAAGTTTATTTAGTCCCAAGATACTGGATTGGTAGTGGTATGTTAGCTGCTAACGCAATTATTGATGATTTATTTAAGTATCTCATTAATCAATCATAA
- a CDS encoding TonB-dependent receptor, which produces MSNQLQKLAWMVSLALVLVNPPVSAEENQKPIGRLSQLNNIEQSATSIQQLLAQSLIQVTGVNLQATDTGIEVILVTNQSDKLQLTNLSEGNSYIVDLLNSQLSLPNGDVVRQENPTAGITEFTVSNLNANTIRVTVTGEASAPQVQLFDSDEGLIFGVISTVSTTQTPPVEEQATTETQEPIELLVTGEQDRYRVPSASTGTRTDTLIRDIPQTIQVVPEQVIKDQRVTRLRDALLNIGGVVQDGGFGGTSDQIGIRGFFAGGTLGGSILTDGFKDGRRGIRETANVERIEVLKGPASILYGGVEPGGVINLITKQPLKDPYYNAELSVSSFSTFRPSIDISGPLNSDKTLLYRLNSVYETSDGFRDFDQDIQRFFISPTLKWEIGQATNLTVQFDYLNDERPFDRGFLAFGEGILDIPLERILGEPDDVSKIEEIGLSYRLEHNFNDNWKVRNAFRYQSSDTSDYRAEPVRLNETTGILTRNFRSNDDYQENYTLQTDVVGKFATGSINHTLLFGVDLARSTSGGTQSRAPGGITPSIDVFNPVYNAAPRPGLDELTNVVRNSQGSTDGLGIFLQNQIAFADNLKLLVGGRFDTVDQNSTDLRDGSEFGRYDSAFTPRLGIVYQPIEPISLYASYSQSFQPNFGTRPDGSILEAERGTQYEVGVKGEFLDGRLAATLAAYRITKTNIATTDLANPDFFNSIGEQRNQGIELNVAGEISPGWNVIASYSHIDAEITKDNDGLLGNSPANVPFNTASLWTTYELQQGDLQGLGFGFGLFYVGDRQGDFNNTYIIPGYLRTDAAIYYQRDNWRAGVNIQNLFNEKYFQGANFGRVAIEPGAPLTVIGSFSVTF; this is translated from the coding sequence ATGTCAAATCAGTTACAAAAACTAGCTTGGATGGTCAGTTTAGCTTTGGTATTGGTTAACCCACCTGTTTCGGCTGAAGAGAACCAAAAACCAATAGGCAGACTTTCTCAATTAAATAACATAGAACAATCTGCGACAAGTATTCAGCAGTTGCTGGCTCAGTCTCTGATTCAGGTAACGGGTGTCAACTTACAAGCAACAGACACAGGGATAGAAGTAATCTTAGTAACTAATCAATCAGATAAACTCCAACTCACAAATCTGAGTGAAGGCAATAGCTATATTGTTGATCTTCTTAATTCCCAATTAAGCTTACCTAATGGTGATGTTGTCCGTCAAGAAAACCCCACTGCGGGAATCACTGAATTTACAGTTAGCAATTTGAATGCGAACACAATTCGCGTCACTGTAACGGGTGAAGCTAGTGCGCCACAAGTTCAGTTATTTGATAGTGACGAAGGTTTGATTTTTGGTGTTATTTCAACTGTGTCTACTACTCAAACACCACCAGTAGAAGAACAAGCAACTACTGAAACTCAAGAACCGATTGAATTATTAGTCACAGGTGAGCAAGATAGATACCGTGTACCCAGTGCTTCCACTGGAACTAGAACTGATACTCTCATCCGAGACATTCCTCAGACTATTCAAGTAGTTCCTGAACAAGTGATCAAAGATCAAAGAGTCACTCGTTTAAGAGATGCGCTGCTGAATATTGGTGGTGTGGTTCAAGATGGTGGGTTTGGTGGTACATCAGACCAAATTGGCATTCGGGGATTTTTTGCTGGTGGTACTTTGGGTGGAAGTATTTTAACTGATGGTTTTAAAGATGGACGACGTGGTATTAGAGAAACCGCCAACGTTGAACGGATAGAAGTTCTTAAAGGTCCAGCTTCAATTTTATATGGTGGTGTTGAACCGGGAGGAGTAATTAATTTAATTACAAAGCAGCCTCTAAAAGATCCCTACTATAATGCTGAATTGTCAGTGAGTAGTTTCTCCACATTCCGCCCTAGTATTGATATCTCTGGTCCACTAAATTCTGATAAAACTCTGCTCTATAGGCTCAATTCTGTTTACGAAACTTCCGATGGTTTCCGTGATTTTGATCAAGATATTCAAAGATTCTTTATTTCACCCACTTTAAAATGGGAAATTGGGCAAGCAACTAACTTAACGGTTCAATTTGACTATCTCAACGATGAGCGTCCGTTTGATCGGGGATTTTTAGCCTTTGGTGAGGGTATTCTGGATATACCTTTAGAACGAATATTGGGCGAACCAGATGATGTTAGCAAAATTGAAGAAATAGGTTTGAGCTATCGTTTAGAGCATAACTTTAACGATAATTGGAAAGTCCGTAATGCTTTCAGATATCAAAGTTCAGATACTTCTGATTATCGTGCTGAACCTGTCAGATTAAATGAAACAACAGGCATTCTCACACGGAACTTTAGATCCAATGATGATTATCAAGAAAATTATACTTTACAAACTGATGTAGTTGGTAAGTTTGCTACAGGCTCGATTAATCATACTCTTTTGTTTGGTGTTGACTTAGCTAGATCCACATCAGGAGGAACTCAAAGCCGAGCGCCAGGAGGAATTACACCCAGTATTGATGTATTCAATCCAGTTTACAACGCCGCACCTAGACCTGGTTTAGACGAATTAACTAACGTTGTGCGTAATAGCCAGGGTAGCACCGATGGTCTAGGAATTTTCTTGCAAAACCAAATAGCGTTTGCAGATAATTTAAAATTGCTTGTCGGTGGACGGTTTGATACTGTCGATCAAAACAGTACAGATTTACGGGATGGTTCTGAATTTGGTCGCTATGATTCCGCTTTCACTCCCAGATTGGGTATTGTTTATCAACCTATTGAACCTATTTCTCTTTATGCTAGTTATAGCCAATCATTTCAACCAAACTTTGGTACAAGACCAGATGGTTCAATTCTAGAAGCTGAACGGGGAACTCAGTATGAAGTAGGAGTAAAAGGTGAATTTTTGGATGGTAGATTAGCAGCTACTTTGGCAGCTTATCGTATTACAAAAACAAATATTGCCACAACTGATCTTGCTAATCCAGACTTTTTCAATTCTATAGGTGAACAACGCAACCAAGGTATTGAACTCAATGTGGCAGGAGAAATTAGTCCTGGTTGGAATGTGATCGCATCTTATTCCCATATTGATGCCGAGATTACCAAAGATAATGACGGTTTGCTGGGAAATAGTCCAGCTAATGTCCCATTTAATACAGCTAGTTTGTGGACAACTTACGAATTGCAACAGGGTGATTTGCAAGGGTTAGGTTTTGGTTTTGGTTTATTTTATGTAGGCGATCGCCAAGGTGACTTCAACAATACCTATATCATCCCTGGTTATCTCAGAACAGACGCAGCAATTTACTATCAACGTGATAATTGGCGGGCTGGGGTTAATATCCAAAATCTGTTTAATGAAAAGTATTTCCAAGGAGCAAATTTTGGGAGAGTAGCCATAGAACCGGGCGCACCATTAACAGTTATTGGTAGTTTTTCTGTGACATTTTAA